A region of Streptomyces sp. TG1A-60 DNA encodes the following proteins:
- a CDS encoding IS4 family transposase yields MQEKSVITRTVEAAGGVYAPGHLGELTQIVDFVLVDTVIEETRSREKRLRLLPSRVVVYFVLALALFEDCSYRGVWGKLTAGLDGLPLVRPAVSSLSRARRRIGAAPLRRLFEIIAGPVAHIGQAGSFYRGLRTVAVDGTLLHVPDEEALTWRYPKRAGESVEFGYPLLRLVVLVECGTRAVLAAAFGPESDGELTYAGRLLSVLDRTMLLLADAGFDGAEFARDVQATGAQFLVRSSARRIPTPFRRLGDGSYLARIGYGVLPVLLTVRVIEASVTVTLADGTVRTEQWRLLTSLLDPAAHPAAGLVDLYHERWQSETTYFSIKATMLDGRVLRSRSLTGLDQEVYALLTTYQALIRAAADTACTRPGLDMDRISFTVLQTTAADTVTTATGILPPAGPAELLGTIGRTVLDALHPARHQHRVKARTRKNPTSKYGPNAGQQPTTSQNYTIRTAITFFEHGLANRSRT; encoded by the coding sequence TTGCAGGAGAAGTCTGTCATCACGCGCACGGTCGAGGCGGCCGGGGGTGTGTACGCGCCCGGTCACTTGGGCGAGTTGACCCAGATCGTGGACTTCGTACTGGTGGACACGGTGATCGAGGAGACCAGGTCACGTGAGAAACGGCTGCGACTGCTGCCGTCCCGGGTTGTGGTCTACTTCGTCCTCGCGCTGGCCCTGTTCGAGGACTGCTCCTATCGGGGCGTGTGGGGCAAGCTGACGGCAGGGCTGGATGGACTGCCGTTGGTGCGTCCGGCGGTCTCCTCGCTGTCCAGGGCCCGACGGCGAATAGGAGCAGCACCGCTGCGACGGCTGTTCGAGATCATCGCCGGGCCCGTCGCCCACATCGGGCAGGCCGGTTCGTTCTATCGAGGGCTGCGGACCGTGGCCGTGGACGGCACCCTGCTGCACGTGCCCGATGAGGAGGCGCTCACCTGGCGCTATCCCAAGCGAGCGGGCGAGAGCGTGGAGTTCGGCTACCCGCTGCTGCGACTCGTGGTCCTGGTCGAGTGTGGCACCCGTGCCGTGTTGGCCGCCGCGTTCGGTCCCGAGAGTGACGGCGAACTCACCTACGCAGGCCGCCTGTTGAGTGTGCTGGACCGCACGATGCTCCTGCTGGCCGATGCCGGCTTCGATGGAGCCGAGTTCGCCCGGGACGTCCAGGCCACCGGCGCCCAGTTCCTGGTGCGCTCCTCCGCCCGCCGGATACCCACCCCCTTCCGGCGCCTGGGCGACGGCTCCTACCTGGCCCGGATCGGCTACGGCGTCCTGCCCGTCCTGCTGACCGTCCGCGTCATCGAGGCATCCGTGACCGTCACGCTGGCCGACGGCACCGTCCGCACCGAGCAGTGGCGCCTGCTCACCAGCCTCCTCGACCCGGCCGCCCACCCGGCCGCCGGACTCGTGGATCTCTACCACGAGCGGTGGCAGTCGGAGACGACGTACTTCTCGATCAAGGCGACCATGCTGGATGGCCGCGTCCTGCGCTCCCGCAGCCTGACCGGCCTCGACCAGGAGGTCTACGCCCTGCTCACCACCTACCAGGCCCTGATCCGCGCCGCCGCCGACACCGCCTGCACCCGGCCCGGCCTGGACATGGACCGCATCAGCTTCACCGTCCTGCAGACCACCGCTGCCGACACCGTCACCACCGCGACCGGAATCCTGCCCCCGGCGGGACCCGCCGAACTCCTCGGCACCATCGGCCGGACCGTCCTCGACGCCCTGCACCCCGCCCGCCACCAGCACCGCGTCAAGGCCCGCACCCGCAAGAACCCCACCAGCAAGTACGGACCGAACGCCGGACAACAGCCCACGACCAGCCAGAACTACACCATCCGAACCGCCATCACGTTCTTCGAGCACGGACTTGCGAACCGCTCACGGACATAA
- a CDS encoding HAD-IIA family hydrolase, whose translation MAERKPIESWLTDMDGVLIHEGVPIPGADAFIKKLRESGRPFLVLTNNSIYTARDLHARLARMGLDVPVENIWTSALATAQFLDDQRPGGTAYVIGEAGLTTALHDIGYVLTDHEPDYVVLGETRTYSFEAMTKAVRLINGGARFIATNPDETGPSTEGPLPATGAVAALITKATGQKPYFAGKPNPLMMRTGLNAIGAHSETSAMIGDRMDTDVLAGIEAGMETFLVLTGLTAAAQIEKFPYRPSKVVNSIADLVDRV comes from the coding sequence ATGGCAGAGCGCAAGCCCATCGAGTCGTGGCTCACCGACATGGACGGTGTGCTCATCCACGAGGGCGTGCCGATCCCCGGCGCCGATGCCTTCATAAAGAAGCTGCGCGAGTCGGGGCGCCCCTTCCTGGTACTCACCAACAACTCGATCTACACCGCGCGTGACCTGCACGCCCGTCTCGCCCGTATGGGGCTGGACGTGCCCGTCGAGAACATCTGGACCTCCGCCCTCGCCACCGCGCAGTTCCTCGACGACCAGCGGCCCGGCGGCACGGCGTACGTCATCGGCGAGGCGGGGCTGACCACCGCCCTGCACGACATCGGGTACGTGCTCACCGACCACGAGCCCGACTACGTCGTCCTCGGCGAGACCCGTACGTACTCCTTCGAGGCCATGACGAAGGCGGTACGGCTGATCAACGGTGGTGCCCGGTTCATCGCCACCAACCCGGACGAGACCGGCCCCTCCACCGAGGGCCCGCTGCCCGCGACCGGGGCCGTGGCCGCGCTGATCACCAAGGCGACCGGGCAGAAGCCGTACTTCGCGGGCAAGCCGAACCCGCTGATGATGCGCACCGGCCTGAACGCGATCGGCGCGCACTCCGAGACCAGCGCGATGATCGGCGACCGGATGGACACCGACGTCCTCGCGGGCATCGAGGCCGGGATGGAGACCTTCCTCGTCCTCACCGGTCTGACGGCCGCCGCGCAGATCGAGAAGTTCCCCTACCGCCCGTCGAAGGTCGTGAACTCGATCGCGGACCTCGTCGACCGCGTCTGA